A window of the Butyricimonas virosa genome harbors these coding sequences:
- a CDS encoding lytic transglycosylase domain-containing protein, whose amino-acid sequence MKKNILLTFLTILVLLNSTAIGYYIYHDQKEHQENEEPPFFLMKSSDVDFPTTFSLAGEQVPLERIDVAEAFKKELIVNTYLHSHTIQVLKNAPRYFHIIEPILKAEGVPNDFKYLAVIESSLNPLAVSYAGAAGIWQLMSATAKELGLEVTNDVDERYHVEKATRAACTYLKKAYQKFGSWTLAAASYNGGMNMLTKQMNRQKEKNFYDLLLNEETGRYVYRMLALKQIMEEPHLYDFYVDHLYPVEPTSQIKVTKNIKDLADFAQEHGISYKTLKRFNPWLRQTSLKVGKHKTYYIAIPENKQAYK is encoded by the coding sequence GTGAAAAAGAACATTTTACTTACATTTCTGACAATTCTTGTCTTATTAAATAGTACAGCGATCGGATATTACATTTATCACGATCAAAAAGAACATCAAGAGAACGAGGAACCACCATTCTTCCTCATGAAATCATCAGACGTGGATTTCCCGACAACATTCAGCTTGGCCGGCGAACAGGTCCCCCTGGAAAGAATCGATGTGGCAGAAGCTTTCAAAAAGGAATTAATCGTGAATACCTACTTGCATTCACACACGATCCAAGTTTTGAAAAATGCTCCCCGCTATTTTCATATTATCGAACCCATCCTAAAAGCGGAAGGAGTTCCGAATGATTTCAAATACCTGGCTGTCATCGAAAGTAGCTTGAATCCGCTGGCCGTATCTTACGCCGGAGCCGCAGGAATATGGCAACTCATGAGCGCAACTGCCAAAGAACTGGGATTAGAAGTGACAAACGACGTGGATGAACGCTACCACGTGGAAAAAGCTACCCGTGCCGCTTGCACTTATTTGAAAAAAGCCTACCAGAAATTCGGTTCCTGGACACTGGCCGCAGCCTCCTACAATGGAGGTATGAATATGCTCACCAAACAAATGAACCGGCAAAAAGAAAAAAACTTTTACGACCTCCTGCTAAACGAGGAAACCGGAAGATACGTGTATCGTATGCTAGCCTTAAAGCAAATCATGGAAGAACCTCACTTGTATGATTTCTACGTGGACCATTTGTATCCCGTGGAGCCGACCTCTCAGATCAAGGTAACTAAAAACATAAAAGACTTGGCAGATTTCGCGCAAGAGCATGGAATATCCTATAAAACGTTGAAACGCTTCAATCCCTGGTTACGGCAAACCTCGTTGAAAGTCGGGAAACACAAAACATATTATATTGCCATTCCCGAAAACAAGCAGGCATACAAGTAA
- a CDS encoding nucleoside kinase, translating into MEKNKITVFCENNGQEYQIPTGSSLKEFKKIVFPMNHQNILGALVNNEVQDLHYEIYNPKYVNFIDVTTLDGYSVYLRSLIFVLYKAIRDLYPKKTLIVEYNLSNGLFCRLANKEFILSGERIEEIKKEMLRIIDHDYEITRTETPTEEAIKLFNRQGLKDKELLLSTRGKMFTSVYSIDGTCDYFYGTLAPSTGCLKVFDLKDYKDGMLLMLPDRDNPTQILPFVPQEKLFSTFSEFKRWGKISEVIQIGHLNQAIEHKHAGDMIKVSEALHEKKISQIADQIKKQKKVKVVLIAGPSSSGKTTFGKRLAIQLLVNGIKPVNLSLDNYFVNRENTPRDAKGEYDFETIDALDINTFNDNIMRLLRGEEVEIPKFSFETGQRFYDGETLKMSKNNVIIVEGIHGLNPKLTEYLPHESLFKIFISALTVISIDNHNIINPSDNRLIRRMVRDHKYRGYSALDTLKRWESVLSGEQKHITPYQEEADAMFNSALVYELGALKQQAVPLLEEVLVKYPEHSKATRLLKFFSYVQAVPTREIPPTSILREFLGGSSFKY; encoded by the coding sequence ATGGAAAAGAATAAAATAACCGTCTTTTGTGAAAACAACGGACAAGAATATCAGATACCCACGGGATCTAGTTTAAAAGAATTCAAGAAAATCGTGTTCCCCATGAACCACCAGAACATTCTGGGGGCATTAGTCAATAACGAAGTACAAGATCTGCACTACGAAATATACAACCCCAAATACGTGAACTTCATTGACGTTACCACGCTGGACGGATACAGCGTGTATCTGCGTTCTCTTATTTTCGTGCTTTACAAGGCGATTCGCGATCTCTACCCGAAAAAAACACTCATCGTGGAATACAATCTTTCCAACGGATTATTCTGTCGTTTGGCCAACAAAGAATTCATTCTTAGCGGAGAGAGAATCGAAGAAATAAAAAAAGAGATGCTACGGATCATCGATCATGACTACGAGATCACGCGCACGGAAACCCCCACGGAAGAAGCCATCAAGCTTTTCAACCGACAGGGTTTGAAAGATAAAGAGTTGTTGCTTTCTACCCGCGGCAAGATGTTCACCTCGGTTTATTCCATCGACGGCACGTGTGACTATTTCTATGGTACGTTAGCCCCTTCTACCGGATGTTTAAAAGTGTTCGACCTGAAGGATTACAAGGACGGAATGTTACTGATGTTACCGGATCGGGACAACCCGACCCAAATACTTCCATTTGTCCCCCAAGAGAAACTGTTCAGCACGTTTAGCGAATTTAAACGCTGGGGAAAAATTTCAGAGGTCATACAAATCGGACATCTGAATCAAGCCATAGAGCACAAGCATGCCGGGGACATGATCAAAGTAAGCGAAGCTTTACATGAGAAAAAAATTTCCCAAATTGCAGACCAGATAAAAAAACAGAAAAAAGTAAAGGTTGTCCTCATTGCCGGTCCTTCTTCTTCCGGGAAAACCACGTTCGGGAAACGATTGGCAATTCAGTTGTTGGTGAACGGTATTAAGCCCGTGAACTTATCACTGGATAACTATTTCGTAAACCGGGAAAATACCCCTAGGGACGCGAAGGGCGAGTATGACTTCGAGACGATTGATGCATTAGACATTAACACGTTCAATGACAATATCATGAGATTATTACGAGGGGAAGAGGTTGAAATTCCGAAATTCTCCTTCGAGACCGGACAACGTTTCTACGACGGGGAAACACTAAAGATGTCCAAAAACAACGTGATTATCGTTGAAGGAATCCACGGGTTGAATCCCAAACTAACCGAATACCTGCCCCACGAAAGTCTGTTTAAAATATTTATCTCGGCATTGACCGTAATCTCTATTGACAATCATAACATCATCAATCCTTCCGACAATCGCTTGATTCGTCGCATGGTCAGAGATCATAAATACCGCGGCTATTCGGCTCTTGACACGTTAAAAAGATGGGAAAGTGTACTGTCCGGTGAACAAAAACACATCACTCCTTATCAAGAAGAAGCAGACGCCATGTTCAACTCGGCTCTCGTTTACGAACTGGGAGCCTTGAAACAACAAGCTGTTCCGCTTTTGGAAGAAGTATTGGTAAAGTACCCGGAACACTCCAAGGCTACACGCTTACTGAAATTCTTCTCGTACGTTCAAGCCGTGCCAACCCGGGAAATTCCACCCACCTCCATTTTGAGGGAGTTTTTGGGAGGAAGTTCATTTAAATACTAA
- a CDS encoding IS982 family transposase, giving the protein MFSEAKVTEIYCMADDFCKEFALQQEKYMVKESNHNHRNKPNRMNDAEIMVILILFHSGGFRCFKHYYNEYVCKHLTHLFPRVVSYNRFVELEKDILLPLTIFIKQVLLGTCTGISFVDSTPLRVCRNQRILVHKTFEGLATRGKCSMGWFFGFKLHLVINDKGEILNFMFSPANVDDREPLKQGNFQRDIKGKLCADKGYIGQALFENLFLNGIQLLTRVKNNMRNSLMSVEDKILLRKRALIETVNDELKNIAQIEHSRHRSFNNFIANALSAIAAYCFFEKKPAIDVNFVKDRQLVLF; this is encoded by the coding sequence ATGTTCTCAGAGGCTAAAGTTACAGAGATTTATTGTATGGCGGACGATTTTTGTAAAGAATTTGCGTTACAACAAGAAAAATACATGGTAAAAGAAAGTAATCATAATCATCGAAACAAGCCCAATCGTATGAATGATGCAGAAATAATGGTTATTTTGATTTTATTCCATTCGGGTGGATTCAGGTGTTTCAAGCACTATTATAACGAATATGTATGCAAACATTTAACCCATCTTTTTCCCCGCGTGGTATCTTATAATCGTTTTGTAGAACTGGAAAAAGATATACTGTTGCCGTTGACCATTTTCATTAAACAGGTCTTGTTAGGGACATGTACCGGCATCAGTTTCGTGGATTCTACCCCGCTTCGAGTTTGCCGTAACCAAAGAATACTGGTTCATAAAACCTTTGAAGGCCTGGCCACTCGTGGAAAATGTTCCATGGGATGGTTCTTCGGGTTCAAGCTGCACCTGGTAATCAACGACAAGGGAGAGATCCTGAATTTCATGTTCTCCCCGGCGAACGTGGATGACAGGGAACCGTTAAAACAAGGGAACTTCCAGAGAGATATCAAGGGAAAACTTTGTGCGGACAAAGGGTATATCGGTCAAGCCTTGTTCGAAAACCTGTTCTTGAATGGAATACAATTGCTGACAAGAGTGAAGAATAACATGAGAAACTCGTTGATGAGTGTAGAGGACAAAATCCTGTTACGAAAACGGGCGTTGATCGAGACCGTGAATGACGAATTGAAGAATATCGCGCAAATTGAACATTCCAGACACAGATCATTCAATAACTTTATTGCAAATGCCCTATCGGCCATTGCTGCCTATTGTTTTTTTGAAAAGAAGCCTGCCATTGATGTCAATTTTGTCAAGGACAGGCAACTTGTGTTGTTTTAA
- a CDS encoding thioredoxin family protein, with product MKRNILLIISLLACCSVFAQGVKFDALSLDQALARAQAEEKLVFVDVTASWCGPCKLMFEEVLSRKDVGEYCNEQFICIQINVDNLEGKDFRKRYEVKSIPTFFILQKDGVVRHRLQGTRNPKEFLAWLERGENETSSLFFLNLLLDQKQKMSLQNTIDYYLILKDIRKLHEADSIRNILFEQTPFEKLTDRECWPLFNEDPYGSKYFEYVVKHGDKFREKQERDRIDDYLVRGYKQEIQRLMYDCQASTEAFDLIKQIVAVLSDPDCTIISKADKIKVVLTWAKEVKAFLESDIPGMIEGMRELVELNEWQDCLWHAMKYVGLNGKDEDKERVGQFTSKMLFEFANTPVEQWDFYQKFRYLGFPISCNGKFWRNALEQVKEKNKPLLVECVRGNDAYFVTRNWAWDLSERVVYLNSLCVCVRIDMDDPEVAFLKERFEITNYPAYFLLDKNGEVKYSWEGMIGEDQVFRDSLRKGLEGL from the coding sequence ATGAAACGAAATATTTTATTGATAATAAGTCTTTTGGCTTGTTGTAGTGTATTTGCCCAAGGTGTAAAATTTGATGCGTTGTCTTTAGATCAAGCCTTGGCACGGGCGCAAGCGGAGGAGAAACTTGTTTTTGTTGATGTTACCGCCTCTTGGTGTGGGCCATGTAAATTGATGTTTGAAGAGGTGTTGAGTAGAAAAGATGTTGGAGAATATTGTAACGAGCAATTCATTTGTATACAAATAAATGTAGATAACTTGGAGGGTAAGGACTTTAGAAAGAGATATGAAGTGAAATCTATACCGACATTTTTTATTCTACAAAAGGATGGAGTGGTAAGACATCGCTTGCAAGGAACAAGAAATCCGAAAGAGTTCTTGGCTTGGCTTGAACGTGGCGAGAATGAGACTTCGTCATTGTTTTTTCTGAATCTTTTGCTTGATCAAAAACAAAAGATGAGTTTACAAAACACCATTGACTATTATTTGATATTGAAAGACATCCGGAAATTGCATGAAGCCGATAGTATACGGAATATTTTGTTTGAACAGACTCCGTTCGAGAAATTGACGGATAGGGAGTGTTGGCCTCTTTTTAATGAAGATCCATATGGAAGTAAATATTTTGAATACGTGGTGAAGCATGGGGATAAGTTCAGGGAAAAGCAAGAAAGAGACCGTATTGATGATTACTTGGTTAGAGGCTATAAGCAAGAAATTCAGCGTTTGATGTATGATTGTCAGGCTTCTACCGAGGCGTTCGATTTGATAAAACAAATTGTAGCAGTATTGTCAGATCCAGACTGTACAATTATCTCGAAGGCAGATAAAATAAAAGTTGTATTGACTTGGGCAAAAGAAGTAAAAGCTTTCTTGGAAAGTGATATCCCGGGGATGATAGAGGGAATGCGAGAACTGGTGGAACTTAACGAGTGGCAGGATTGTTTGTGGCATGCGATGAAATACGTGGGATTGAACGGTAAAGATGAGGATAAGGAGCGTGTGGGGCAATTTACTTCCAAGATGCTATTTGAGTTTGCCAATACTCCTGTCGAGCAATGGGATTTTTATCAAAAATTCAGGTATCTGGGTTTTCCGATAAGTTGTAACGGAAAATTTTGGCGTAATGCTTTAGAGCAAGTAAAGGAGAAAAATAAGCCGTTGTTGGTAGAATGTGTAAGAGGTAATGATGCTTATTTTGTAACTAGGAATTGGGCCTGGGATTTATCCGAACGGGTGGTTTATTTGAATTCTTTATGTGTTTGCGTGAGAATAGATATGGACGATCCCGAAGTCGCTTTTTTGAAAGAGAGATTTGAAATAACGAATTACCCTGCTTATTTCTTGTTGGATAAAAATGGAGAGGTCAAATATTCTTGGGAAGGTATGATAGGAGAGGATCAAGTTTTTAGAGACTCTTTACGGAAAGGATTGGAGGGGCTTTGA
- a CDS encoding RagB/SusD family nutrient uptake outer membrane protein: MKRYLILIFCVLLFNSCGKFLEEFSQDLAYAESCTDLDEILIGNGYMEQPLYFAEAGVYGNGYYPYIHVMDDDVAMTIFRKDGSIDVINNVASFKNFYDWSDQLTINPKTDEEWEDKDWEKIYSHIAYLNVIIAHVKKFTHDSVEVRNRIEGEARFLRGAYYYLLINLYANPYVKETASSDMGVPLNLTEDIVDEYYKRNSMEECYRVIVEDLKSAADKLKGVTQPTIYRVNELAVRILLSRVYLYMGEWQFALDECQKALALEGVELMDLKSFPGREEDRYVLDVQNPEIVFTQGYNATPVFYNDIDNFMLCSFTCSEDLISLYNCFDDQEVKDLRLNAFFEAREDEQYKVAKVVEKVYDCFVIRSAELYLNKAEAEAMLDKAEAKQTIKTLLNNRFEGGIPDVDGLNEKDLISFIRDERRRELCFEAHRWFDLRRYAVSSKYPEKKSIRHETYDKNGVLEGDYVLKPYGEDPAWVLPIPGYEIVYNQGNLVDNPQRVERKLE; the protein is encoded by the coding sequence ATGAAAAGGTATTTAATCTTAATATTTTGTGTGTTATTGTTTAATTCCTGTGGGAAATTTTTGGAAGAATTTTCTCAAGATTTAGCTTATGCTGAAAGTTGTACCGATTTGGACGAGATTCTTATTGGTAATGGATACATGGAACAACCGTTATATTTTGCAGAAGCGGGTGTTTATGGTAATGGATACTATCCTTATATTCATGTGATGGATGATGATGTTGCAATGACGATATTTAGAAAGGATGGTTCTATAGATGTTATTAACAATGTGGCTTCTTTCAAAAATTTCTATGATTGGTCTGACCAGTTAACGATTAATCCAAAAACAGACGAGGAGTGGGAAGACAAAGATTGGGAAAAAATATATAGCCATATTGCCTATTTGAATGTCATTATTGCTCATGTGAAAAAGTTTACGCATGACTCTGTTGAAGTGCGGAACAGAATAGAGGGAGAGGCTCGTTTTTTGCGAGGGGCTTATTACTATCTGTTGATCAATCTTTATGCAAATCCTTACGTGAAAGAAACGGCGTCTAGTGACATGGGGGTACCTTTAAATCTTACAGAGGATATTGTGGATGAATATTATAAACGTAATTCCATGGAAGAGTGCTATCGTGTGATTGTCGAGGATCTGAAAAGTGCTGCTGATAAGTTGAAAGGTGTTACTCAACCGACGATCTACAGGGTGAATGAGCTTGCTGTACGAATTTTGTTAAGTAGAGTGTATCTATATATGGGGGAATGGCAATTCGCTTTAGATGAATGTCAAAAGGCGTTGGCATTGGAAGGGGTGGAATTGATGGATTTGAAATCTTTTCCGGGAAGAGAAGAAGACCGGTATGTGTTAGATGTGCAAAATCCGGAAATCGTATTTACTCAAGGTTATAATGCAACTCCTGTATTTTATAACGATATCGACAATTTTATGCTCTGTTCTTTTACCTGTTCGGAAGATTTAATTTCTTTATATAACTGTTTTGATGATCAAGAAGTTAAAGATTTGAGATTGAATGCTTTTTTTGAAGCTCGTGAAGATGAGCAGTATAAGGTTGCCAAAGTGGTGGAAAAAGTCTACGATTGTTTCGTGATCCGGAGTGCGGAGTTGTATTTGAATAAGGCGGAAGCTGAAGCTATGTTGGATAAAGCGGAGGCAAAGCAGACGATTAAAACGTTATTGAACAATCGGTTTGAGGGAGGAATCCCCGATGTAGACGGTTTGAATGAAAAAGATTTGATCTCGTTTATCCGGGACGAACGGCGTAGGGAACTTTGTTTTGAGGCTCACCGTTGGTTTGATTTGCGTAGGTATGCTGTTTCTTCGAAATACCCGGAGAAAAAATCGATAAGACATGAAACTTATGATAAAAATGGGGTACTGGAAGGGGATTACGTGTTGAAACCGTATGGTGAAGACCCGGCGTGGGTATTACCGATTCCCGGTTACGAGATCGTGTATAATCAAGGTAATTTGGTTGATAATCCCCAGCGTGTGGAAAGGAAATTGGAATAA
- a CDS encoding SusC/RagA family TonB-linked outer membrane protein, which translates to MEKKRNCAWSCYWIAWRKMLMFTKLLRILLFVVYIFLSARGIAQERVVSEKEKSKVLQGWVYDKNHQVLPGVTVKVAGTSIGTSTNVKGWFRITLPMQRGTLEFSFIGFKKQLVNFTDKTDTLRIVLEEDLMELDEVTVSTGYYKVDKRHLTSSVTTLKMDDIMQPGVGTLDQMLEGRIPGMIFMQNSGQVGAVPKMKIRGTTTLLGSTAPLWVLDGVILTDPVNVDPASINDLDFVNLLGNAISGLNPEDIEKLDVLKDASATAIYGPKASNGVIVITTKKGKVGAPSVSYSLSGTFRQRPRYTDRSVDVMNSQERIDFSKEVVRKKQVIPDLSSYVGYEAAYNDYVNGVMSSDEFIRKVKFMETVNTDWLGLLMQDTYSHAHTLSVSGGSENVRYYTSLGYSNENGNLKGEENSRYSAMAKVDINYEKFVMSFNLNGNVQKKEYTPQEVGLMTYALNTARSVGAYNEDGSLMFYQRDNDLRHTYLKPFSIINERKNTSDDIQSNAIGMSANIEYRVIPCLKAGVQFSYGISNFEERVYFGVKSWYAANLRKEYFPGSDNEGVASNSEMPIGGELRLNNTKNENYSVRVNLAFNKFLDKENAHQFQASVIGELSSTLYTGFAITKRGYIPERGMLFDDVNLSDSWGYLEFPNYDGWLKSDASAKGILTHNLTRQVGLVGTLFYGYKDAYIFNANMRIDGSNKFGDTSNEKLNPIWSVSGRWNIHENLLSNKWWINTLALKASFGYQGNMSAQDSPNLIIQRKGTHWAFDELYSSIKYYPNPHLKWERTSTYNIELEYSLFNNKLVGNFSYYYRHTTDAFMSKTVSRINGVSSYTVNRGTLNNQGFEFDINFTPIENLGAGGEKRGFVWRINPNFGSVFNQLVDKIKSKDKVLQDEIRYGDYLDGRVQVAGRPVNTFYSYKFKGLDPKDGRPTFYGTDANEIVGTDKNGNEITRQKSYELMTLGDVCMEVMEHSGCREPFLQGSISNYLGWRNWGLSFNLAYSVGAKIRLLQMYGSNNSAVPAPVMNMRGEFVHRWRRPGDEEFTNVPGLLDAKSYEKTRTPWWNDKPYEFAGTIWNMYDNSNVRVVSGDYLKLTSLSLRYIVPERICHKMYMKSAYLNVSGTNLFTLCSKKLKGQDPSQSGSSELINISVRPTYSLSLNVTF; encoded by the coding sequence ATGGAAAAAAAGCGAAACTGCGCTTGGTCATGCTATTGGATAGCATGGCGCAAAATGTTAATGTTTACGAAATTATTGAGAATCTTGTTGTTTGTTGTGTATATATTTTTGTCTGCTAGAGGAATAGCTCAAGAAAGAGTCGTGTCAGAGAAAGAAAAATCCAAGGTCCTACAGGGATGGGTGTATGATAAAAACCATCAAGTCCTGCCTGGCGTAACGGTGAAAGTTGCCGGGACGTCAATAGGGACTTCCACGAACGTGAAAGGTTGGTTTAGGATAACCTTACCCATGCAACGGGGTACTTTGGAGTTTTCTTTTATCGGTTTTAAAAAGCAACTTGTAAATTTTACGGATAAAACGGATACATTACGAATCGTTTTAGAGGAAGATTTGATGGAGTTGGATGAAGTCACGGTATCCACGGGATATTATAAAGTGGATAAACGTCATTTGACAAGTTCCGTGACCACGTTGAAGATGGATGATATCATGCAGCCGGGAGTTGGCACGTTGGACCAGATGTTGGAAGGTCGAATCCCGGGAATGATTTTTATGCAGAATAGCGGGCAAGTGGGGGCTGTGCCCAAAATGAAAATACGAGGAACAACAACCTTGTTGGGGAGTACCGCCCCTTTGTGGGTGTTGGATGGTGTTATTTTAACCGATCCTGTAAACGTGGATCCGGCGAGTATTAATGATTTGGATTTTGTGAATTTGTTAGGGAATGCCATTTCCGGTTTGAATCCCGAGGATATTGAAAAGTTGGACGTGTTAAAGGATGCGTCTGCCACGGCTATTTACGGGCCTAAAGCTTCTAATGGTGTTATCGTGATCACCACGAAAAAAGGAAAGGTCGGGGCGCCCTCGGTTTCTTATTCTTTATCGGGTACATTCCGGCAACGTCCTCGGTACACGGATCGTTCTGTTGATGTGATGAATTCTCAAGAGAGGATTGATTTCTCGAAAGAAGTGGTAAGGAAAAAACAAGTTATTCCGGATTTATCTAGTTACGTGGGATATGAGGCCGCTTATAACGATTACGTGAATGGAGTAATGTCTTCTGATGAATTTATTCGGAAAGTAAAATTTATGGAGACGGTTAATACAGATTGGTTGGGATTATTAATGCAAGATACATATTCTCACGCGCACACGTTGAGTGTTTCCGGTGGTTCGGAGAATGTACGATATTACACTTCGTTGGGGTATTCGAACGAGAATGGTAATTTGAAAGGAGAAGAAAATAGTCGTTATAGTGCCATGGCCAAGGTGGATATCAATTATGAGAAGTTTGTCATGTCTTTTAATTTGAATGGAAACGTGCAAAAAAAGGAATATACACCCCAGGAGGTTGGATTGATGACCTATGCTTTGAATACAGCTCGTAGCGTGGGAGCGTATAACGAGGATGGTAGTTTGATGTTTTATCAAAGAGATAATGATTTGAGACACACGTATCTTAAACCTTTCAGTATAATTAACGAGAGAAAAAATACAAGTGATGATATTCAAAGTAACGCGATTGGTATGAGTGCGAATATAGAATATCGAGTCATACCTTGTTTGAAGGCCGGTGTCCAATTTTCTTATGGAATTTCTAATTTCGAAGAAAGAGTCTATTTCGGGGTAAAAAGTTGGTATGCGGCAAATTTGAGAAAAGAATATTTCCCCGGTTCTGATAATGAAGGAGTGGCTTCTAATTCCGAAATGCCGATTGGTGGAGAATTACGTCTAAATAATACTAAAAATGAGAATTACAGTGTTCGGGTGAATTTGGCATTTAATAAATTTTTGGATAAAGAAAATGCACATCAATTCCAAGCTTCTGTTATTGGAGAGTTGAGTTCAACCCTTTATACTGGTTTTGCGATTACTAAACGAGGGTATATCCCGGAACGGGGAATGCTTTTTGATGACGTGAATTTATCTGATTCATGGGGATACTTGGAATTTCCTAATTATGATGGTTGGTTAAAAAGTGATGCTTCGGCTAAGGGTATTTTGACTCATAATTTAACTCGTCAAGTGGGATTGGTTGGAACTTTGTTTTATGGTTATAAAGACGCGTATATTTTTAATGCTAATATGCGTATCGACGGAAGTAATAAATTTGGAGATACAAGTAATGAAAAGTTGAACCCGATTTGGTCCGTTTCCGGTCGATGGAATATACATGAAAATTTGTTGTCTAATAAATGGTGGATTAATACTTTAGCGTTAAAAGCCTCGTTTGGCTACCAAGGAAATATGTCTGCCCAAGATTCTCCGAATTTGATTATACAGAGAAAAGGAACTCATTGGGCATTTGATGAATTGTATTCTTCCATTAAGTATTATCCGAATCCGCATTTAAAATGGGAAAGAACTTCGACTTATAACATTGAATTGGAATATTCGTTGTTTAATAACAAGTTGGTAGGAAATTTTAGTTATTATTATCGCCATACGACGGATGCATTCATGTCTAAAACTGTTTCAAGAATTAATGGTGTTAGTAGTTATACCGTGAACCGGGGAACGTTGAATAATCAAGGATTTGAGTTTGATATTAATTTTACGCCCATTGAAAATCTTGGAGCAGGTGGAGAAAAACGTGGTTTTGTGTGGCGTATAAATCCAAATTTCGGTTCTGTATTTAATCAGTTGGTAGATAAAATAAAGTCCAAAGACAAAGTTTTGCAGGATGAAATTAGGTATGGAGATTATTTGGACGGTCGGGTGCAAGTTGCCGGACGTCCCGTGAATACATTTTATTCTTATAAATTTAAGGGTTTGGATCCTAAGGATGGACGTCCTACTTTTTATGGAACGGATGCGAACGAAATTGTTGGAACGGATAAAAATGGGAATGAGATTACCCGTCAAAAATCATACGAGTTGATGACGTTGGGAGATGTTTGTATGGAAGTGATGGAACATTCCGGTTGTAGAGAACCTTTTTTACAGGGAAGTATCAGTAACTATTTGGGTTGGAGAAATTGGGGGTTATCTTTCAATTTAGCTTATAGCGTGGGGGCGAAGATCCGTTTGTTACAGATGTATGGAAGTAATAATTCGGCAGTACCGGCTCCGGTGATGAATATGAGAGGTGAATTTGTTCATCGTTGGCGACGTCCCGGTGATGAAGAATTTACGAATGTTCCGGGTTTGTTGGATGCTAAGAGTTACGAAAAAACGAGGACTCCCTGGTGGAATGATAAGCCATATGAATTTGCCGGAACAATTTGGAATATGTATGACAATTCTAATGTGCGTGTTGTTTCGGGAGATTATTTGAAATTGACAAGTTTGTCGTTACGTTATATTGTTCCGGAGAGAATTTGTCATAAAATGTATATGAAGTCGGCTTATTTGAATGTAAGTGGAACGAATCTATTTACCTTATGCAGTAAAAAGCTGAAAGGGCAAGATCCGTCTCAATCGGGGTCTTCCGAATTGATAAACATATCTGTTCGACCTACTTATAGTCTTAGTTTGAATGTAACATTTTAA
- a CDS encoding HAD family hydrolase, with protein sequence MTKLVIFDLDGTLLNSLQDLAMSTNYALRQHGYPTHELPAFRYFVGNGIDKLLERALPEAERSHENMLKIRGDFMAYYAEHKADFTAPYDGICELLKTLKRHYLLLAVASNKYHAATRELIPEYFGEGLFDFVYGQREGIPVKPDPTIVFDIMKEAGVTKEEVLYVGDSGVDMQTAVNSGVTSIGVTWGFRDREELLANGAQYIADEPYEIMKWVRL encoded by the coding sequence ATGACGAAGTTGGTAATTTTTGATTTGGATGGAACATTGTTGAATTCTTTACAGGATTTGGCGATGAGTACGAATTATGCTTTACGGCAACATGGGTATCCGACACATGAATTGCCTGCTTTTCGTTATTTCGTGGGGAATGGAATAGATAAGTTGCTCGAGCGGGCTCTGCCGGAGGCTGAACGGTCACACGAGAATATGCTGAAGATTCGGGGAGATTTCATGGCTTATTATGCCGAGCATAAGGCTGATTTTACGGCTCCTTATGATGGAATTTGTGAATTACTGAAGACGCTGAAGCGTCATTATCTATTGTTAGCCGTGGCGTCCAATAAATATCATGCGGCCACGCGGGAGCTGATTCCGGAATACTTTGGCGAGGGACTTTTTGATTTCGTTTATGGTCAACGGGAGGGGATTCCCGTGAAACCTGATCCCACGATAGTCTTCGATATTATGAAAGAGGCGGGAGTCACGAAAGAGGAGGTCCTTTACGTGGGAGATTCCGGCGTGGATATGCAAACGGCAGTAAATAGTGGTGTAACTTCGATCGGGGTGACATGGGGATTCCGGGATCGGGAAGAGTTGTTGGCAAACGGGGCACAATATATAGCTGATGAGCCTTATGAGATTATGAAGTGGGTTCGTTTGTAA